The following coding sequences are from one Megamonas funiformis window:
- a CDS encoding HlyD family secretion protein, which yields MEKDITKKIKPFIIYSVPIILLIAVVAIFGVYKWNQGQGIININDAKLTSSKVMVIAQNDGTLTELLVNDGDKVEAGQVIAKMKVVVTPEQIEALQKAYDEAKVNYDTLEQQVKASMVVSQPVVTSSSTGNVAAAQARLDAAAANKQKMDKLYSIGAVSATQYAEAQSEYAAAQSALAAASTPQVVEQQASVSSAPSKELSEALATAQIQLNQAKAALDQAQSDDNFADITAPVSGIIYLTDFKQGNELKRGDVFINVGNTKNLWVEAPLTEEQYAKVHQGQFVHYSVDDMDLTGTVLEVTHQDSEDEENKNLVTAAKISFPDELKDKVLPGADVTVQITIDR from the coding sequence ATGGAAAAAGATATTACAAAAAAAATAAAACCATTTATAATTTATAGTGTTCCTATAATTCTACTTATAGCTGTTGTAGCTATTTTTGGTGTATATAAATGGAACCAGGGACAAGGAATTATTAATATTAATGATGCAAAACTCACAAGTTCTAAAGTTATGGTTATAGCTCAAAATGATGGAACATTGACAGAGCTTTTAGTAAATGATGGTGATAAGGTAGAAGCAGGTCAAGTTATTGCTAAAATGAAAGTAGTTGTAACACCTGAACAAATTGAAGCTTTGCAAAAGGCATATGACGAAGCAAAAGTAAATTATGATACTTTAGAGCAACAAGTAAAAGCCTCTATGGTAGTAAGTCAGCCAGTAGTTACAAGTTCTTCGACAGGAAATGTAGCAGCAGCTCAAGCTAGATTAGATGCAGCCGCAGCAAATAAACAGAAGATGGATAAATTATATTCTATAGGTGCTGTAAGTGCGACACAATATGCGGAAGCACAATCAGAATATGCAGCAGCACAAAGTGCTTTAGCGGCAGCAAGTACACCACAAGTTGTAGAACAACAAGCAAGTGTTTCTTCTGCTCCATCTAAAGAATTATCAGAAGCATTAGCTACAGCTCAAATTCAATTAAATCAAGCAAAAGCAGCTTTAGACCAAGCTCAATCTGATGATAATTTTGCCGATATTACAGCTCCAGTTAGTGGTATTATATATTTAACTGATTTTAAACAAGGTAATGAATTAAAACGAGGCGATGTATTCATCAATGTGGGTAATACTAAAAATTTATGGGTAGAAGCACCACTTACAGAAGAACAATATGCTAAAGTACATCAAGGTCAATTTGTGCATTATTCTGTTGATGATATGGATTTAACAGGTACTGTCTTAGAGGTAACACATCAAGATAGTGAAGATGAAGAAAATAAAAATTTAGTTACAGCAGCAAAAATTTCTTTCCCTGATGAATTAAAAGATAAAGTTTTACCTGGTGCTGATGTAACAGTTCAAATAACAATAGATAGATAG
- the smc gene encoding chromosome segregation protein SMC — protein MLLKRLEAYGFKSFADKLEVEFDEGITAIVGPNGSGKSNITDAIRWVLGEQNVRNLRGNKAEDIIFTGSSTRRPLGAAEVSVTFDNSDGKLPIDFQEVMITRRIFRSGESEFLINKTKCRLKDIYNLFADTGLGKNSISVISQNKVDEVLNTKPEERRYFFEECAGITKYRERKREAVRKLDNTQANVVRLNDIVSEIEKQLEPLKEQADKTRRYNVIDKEYKDCRLTQILYKYENLSAENNKLDLEIKGYEQERASLEATVSVSESEKIAKKSEINKLEQKIKLLGENNQKIHEEIERSRNQATLLQERIRQSCQSQQRLEERQNQTKEELKISLADGEELKRKAQIANNTADKLELALQEENSSVQKVENDIKAKEEEIKLKQEQDNEKRKQIEEQNKVLLLLKRDMSDIDVNIENQHSAHKNAINEKIEKNTAKELLQVEIDNINKKVQAKQESINSQQSNLDELIKVCKEATEFINETRQNVRMAEEKVKFFQEMQASYEGFGKAVKRVLKADKSWQKGICGVVAELIKVEDPFITAIEVALGSAMQNVVTKDTDTAKSAINYLKENKFGRVTFMPLTTVQPHKNKRTEIEPGKHGFIAYADELVNIDEEYKVITQSLLGRILVVDDVDNALKLAKLYDYRLRIVTLEGELLQPGGAIAGGSSQSKEAGYLHRKGELLELKDYLASERKVLRDAKNKYEDDEAKRVALAENINRLQKDWQELSLLLAQKKVEFKQLENWFVNQEDILKAIDNRISALIVKKTAIEADIEKQTAKITQMEAQVDEKQNLYEDIYNEIEVLKHDLKIRQQKVMQKQISCTEARQEVIRYNDKLNLLTGQAERFKAFLADSDKEMAELQKVIDDSLAELKQLEESVANLEKLKTDGKEEYNTLYKRQLGMRSELSDMDEERAKIASKVGVIKDKIHKCEVSVAKLETEIKQCLQSMQEEYELTPQEALNHRLELDENELKSKLKKLDKELKDIGPVNPNAINEYETLNERYSFMSKQIEDLVKAKEDLTKIIEQIDKTMSTQFSLAFDKIKVYFNDIFKRLFGGGNAKLILTNKEDILSSGIEIEVEPPDKKPQSLAVLSGGERTLTVIALLFAFFTYNPAPFSVLDEIDAPLDEANVKRFAKFLKDYAKRTQFILVTHRKGTMESADVMYGVTIEDAGVSKLISVRLEDFEERG, from the coding sequence TTGCTGTTAAAGCGATTAGAAGCGTATGGATTTAAATCATTTGCAGATAAATTAGAAGTAGAATTTGATGAGGGCATAACAGCAATTGTAGGGCCTAATGGGAGTGGTAAGAGTAATATTACAGATGCCATTCGTTGGGTTTTAGGGGAACAAAATGTGCGCAATTTGCGTGGAAATAAGGCAGAAGATATTATTTTCACAGGTAGCTCCACAAGAAGACCTCTTGGTGCAGCGGAAGTTTCCGTTACTTTTGATAATAGTGATGGTAAATTGCCTATAGATTTTCAGGAAGTAATGATTACAAGACGCATATTTCGTTCCGGTGAAAGTGAATTTTTAATCAATAAAACAAAATGTCGTTTAAAGGATATTTATAATTTATTTGCCGACACAGGATTGGGTAAAAATTCTATAAGTGTTATTAGTCAGAATAAAGTAGATGAAGTTTTAAATACAAAGCCAGAAGAGCGAAGATATTTCTTTGAAGAATGTGCGGGAATTACTAAATATCGTGAACGAAAACGCGAAGCTGTACGAAAATTAGATAATACACAGGCAAATGTTGTACGTTTAAATGATATTGTAAGTGAGATTGAAAAACAGTTAGAACCTTTAAAAGAACAAGCTGATAAAACTAGACGATATAATGTCATTGATAAAGAATATAAAGATTGTAGACTCACGCAGATTTTGTATAAATATGAAAATCTTTCAGCTGAAAATAATAAACTGGATTTAGAGATAAAAGGTTATGAACAAGAAAGAGCTTCATTAGAGGCCACAGTTTCTGTTTCTGAAAGTGAAAAAATCGCTAAAAAAAGTGAGATAAATAAATTAGAACAGAAAATAAAATTGCTTGGTGAAAATAATCAAAAAATCCATGAAGAAATAGAACGCAGTCGCAATCAAGCCACTTTATTACAAGAGCGTATACGACAGAGTTGTCAGTCTCAACAGCGTTTAGAGGAAAGACAAAATCAGACAAAAGAAGAATTAAAAATATCTTTAGCTGATGGAGAAGAACTAAAAAGAAAAGCTCAGATTGCTAATAATACTGCAGATAAATTGGAACTTGCCCTGCAAGAAGAAAATTCAAGTGTACAAAAAGTAGAAAATGATATTAAAGCGAAAGAAGAAGAAATTAAATTAAAGCAAGAGCAAGATAATGAAAAGCGCAAGCAGATAGAAGAACAAAATAAGGTATTACTATTGTTAAAGCGAGATATGTCTGATATAGATGTAAATATTGAAAATCAACATAGTGCGCATAAAAATGCAATTAATGAAAAAATAGAAAAAAATACAGCTAAGGAATTATTACAGGTAGAGATTGATAATATCAATAAAAAGGTACAGGCTAAACAAGAAAGTATTAATTCTCAACAAAGTAATTTAGATGAACTTATAAAAGTTTGCAAAGAAGCTACAGAATTTATCAATGAAACTCGCCAAAATGTGCGTATGGCAGAGGAAAAAGTAAAATTTTTCCAAGAAATGCAAGCATCATATGAAGGCTTTGGCAAAGCTGTAAAAAGAGTTTTAAAAGCGGATAAATCATGGCAAAAGGGTATTTGTGGTGTTGTAGCTGAATTGATAAAGGTAGAAGATCCTTTTATTACAGCTATTGAAGTAGCTCTTGGTTCTGCTATGCAAAATGTAGTTACTAAAGATACAGATACTGCAAAATCAGCAATTAATTATTTGAAAGAAAATAAATTTGGTCGTGTAACTTTTATGCCATTGACTACTGTTCAGCCACATAAAAATAAACGCACTGAAATTGAACCAGGTAAACATGGTTTTATCGCTTATGCAGATGAACTTGTAAATATTGATGAAGAATATAAAGTGATAACTCAATCTTTATTAGGTAGAATTTTAGTAGTTGATGATGTGGATAATGCTTTAAAGTTGGCTAAGTTATATGATTATCGTTTGCGTATCGTAACTTTAGAAGGTGAATTATTGCAGCCTGGTGGTGCTATTGCTGGTGGTAGTAGCCAAAGCAAGGAAGCAGGTTATTTACACCGTAAAGGTGAGTTATTAGAATTAAAAGATTATCTAGCTAGTGAACGTAAAGTATTACGTGATGCGAAAAATAAATATGAAGATGATGAAGCAAAACGCGTGGCTTTGGCAGAAAATATCAATCGTTTGCAAAAAGATTGGCAAGAGTTATCTTTATTATTAGCACAGAAAAAAGTAGAATTTAAACAATTAGAAAATTGGTTTGTAAATCAAGAAGATATCTTAAAAGCTATAGATAATCGCATATCTGCTTTAATCGTGAAAAAAACGGCTATTGAAGCAGATATTGAAAAACAAACAGCTAAAATTACTCAAATGGAAGCTCAAGTTGATGAAAAACAAAATCTTTATGAAGATATTTACAATGAGATTGAAGTATTGAAACATGATTTAAAAATTCGTCAACAAAAGGTAATGCAAAAACAAATTAGCTGTACAGAGGCAAGACAAGAAGTCATTCGTTATAATGATAAATTGAATTTGTTGACAGGACAGGCAGAAAGATTTAAGGCATTTTTAGCTGATAGTGATAAAGAAATGGCTGAATTACAAAAAGTCATTGATGATAGTTTAGCTGAATTAAAACAATTAGAAGAATCTGTAGCTAATTTGGAAAAGTTAAAAACTGATGGTAAAGAAGAATACAATACTTTATATAAAAGACAATTAGGTATGCGAAGTGAATTGTCTGATATGGACGAAGAACGTGCTAAAATTGCAAGTAAAGTAGGCGTTATCAAGGATAAAATTCATAAATGTGAAGTAAGTGTAGCTAAATTGGAAACTGAAATTAAGCAGTGCTTGCAAAGTATGCAAGAAGAATATGAATTGACTCCACAAGAAGCTTTAAATCATCGTTTAGAACTTGATGAAAATGAGCTGAAATCTAAATTAAAAAAATTAGATAAAGAATTAAAAGATATTGGTCCTGTAAATCCAAATGCTATCAACGAATATGAAACATTAAATGAGCGTTATAGCTTTATGAGTAAACAAATTGAGGATTTAGTCAAGGCTAAAGAAGATTTAACAAAAATCATTGAGCAGATAGATAAAACAATGTCTACACAATTTAGCTTGGCTTTTGATAAAATAAAAGTATATTTTAATGATATTTTTAAACGTTTGTTTGGTGGTGGCAATGCAAAATTAATTTTAACAAATAAAGAAGATATCTTAAGTTCAGGTATTGAAATTGAAGTAGAACCACCAGATAAAAAACCACAGAGTCTAGCTGTATTATCAGGTGGGGAAAGAACGCTTACAGTTATAGCATTACTGTTTGCATTTTTCACTTATAATCCTGCACCATTTAGTGTATTAGATGAAATTGATGCTCCATTAGATGAAGCAAATGTCAAACGTTTCGCGAAGTTTTTAAAAGATTATGCCAAACGCACTCAATTTATTTTAGTAACACATCGTAAGGGAACAATGGAGTCTGCTGATGTTATGTATGGTGTAACTATTGAAGATGCTGGTGTATCTAAGTTGATATCTGTTCGTTTAGAAGATTTTGAGGAAAGAGGTTAA
- a CDS encoding HAD family hydrolase: MLKAVIFDFDGTIGDTLKLVIESIREAVSPFIDRELSDDEIADTFGPIEEGSILKFVDEKDYEEACKRLYDAYARLHREITPKPFAGVVDLIKYLKSKNLIVILATGKGAKTCEISLKQYQMENLFDKIKTGSIKGGIKPQMMQEVIDEYKLSADEVIYIGDAPTDIDAARQVGVKIASVLYGTRIEEEAVKAKNPDAICYSIEDVKKYLTSLI; this comes from the coding sequence ATGTTAAAAGCAGTTATTTTTGATTTTGATGGTACAATAGGAGACACTTTAAAATTAGTTATTGAGTCAATCAGAGAAGCAGTAAGTCCTTTTATAGATAGAGAATTATCTGATGATGAAATAGCAGATACATTTGGACCTATAGAAGAAGGTAGCATTTTAAAATTTGTAGATGAAAAAGACTATGAAGAAGCTTGCAAACGATTATATGATGCTTATGCAAGATTACATAGAGAAATAACACCAAAACCATTTGCAGGTGTTGTGGATTTAATAAAATATTTGAAAAGTAAAAATCTCATTGTAATTTTGGCTACAGGTAAAGGTGCAAAAACTTGTGAAATATCTTTGAAGCAGTATCAAATGGAAAATCTTTTTGATAAAATAAAAACTGGCTCCATAAAAGGTGGTATAAAACCACAAATGATGCAAGAAGTTATCGATGAATATAAATTATCAGCAGATGAAGTGATTTATATTGGTGATGCACCAACTGATATTGATGCAGCTAGACAAGTTGGTGTAAAAATAGCTTCTGTATTGTACGGAACAAGAATAGAAGAAGAAGCCGTAAAAGCTAAAAATCCAGATGCAATTTGTTATTCTATTGAGGACGTTAAAAAGTATTTAACTAGTTTGATTTAA